CAACCGGCCTATCGTAACGCATGTTGAAGCCAAAGCCTCCAAGAGGAATTGCGGCTGAGTGTAGTTACAAGCCTCGTCCTTCAGGGCGAGGTCGTTGACAGGGTGTCTGCTGATCCTGAGCCTTGATTTTCAACAAAAAACGCGCCTCCCGATGCCCGGAAATTCCCTGGGTGAACAGAAGTTCGGGAAAATACAGGCTGCGTCGAAACGCCCTCAACCCGCTTTTTTCTCGTTCCCTGGCCTGAACATTCCACCCGCTGCGTTGCAGGAAGGTCAGGACATCATCGGACATGCGGATGAACTCTTCCTCGCCAAGGTTTTTGCAATCAAAATCCAAGTCTTCGGAAAAACGATCAATACCCTTGACCAGGCGAAGGGTCGTGCCTCCGATAAAGGTCATTTTACGGATGTGCTCCGTGCTGGAAAGATATTCCAGAATCAATAACTGCATATACTCCTTGAGAATATGCTTTTGAAAGACCGCATTCTCAGCCATTGAAGGCGGATAGAATTTTTTGATCAGGTCCAGGGGGATCATACATCATACGCCTTTTGAAGAATTTGCATGCGCTTTTCAAGCCGTGCGCATTGGAAACGTTTGCCCATGGACATCCAAATGCTCAGGTCCAGGTCCTCACGTAACACATCCCGATCAAGACGAAGTTCGAGAAGCTCCGGCACCGTGGTATAGAATGGGTACAGATACAGCAGGTCCAGCAAGGCCTTTTCCATGGTTGCATAAGGGATTGTCCGGGCATTCGCGATGGGGCGGCGAACATAGCCGAACATCAAATCGCTCTTGACGCTTTTGTAGGAGCATGTGCCGAATTCGTTGGTGAACGAGGCGGTTTTCAGTGAGGTGACACTGGTTATCTGAACCACGGATTCGGGAATCAACCCATAGAATGCCAGGGCCGAGTGCAGACTGATATAGGAGGGAGCGTAGATTTTGCCGGCGACATATTCGGCAAAATCCGGAGAATCCTTATATTCGGGAAAGGCATACCATCCGCGCCGCAGATGCAGGAGATACCCCTTTTTCGTCCACCGGACCAGATTGTTGCGATCAAATCCCGGCCGCCATGCATAGACTTGATGAATGGTGAAACAGCCAAGCTCAAACATTTTGGTTTTGAATTCAATCCATCCCATAATTTATTTCCATTATGCAACAAATTTATTTACTTTTGGAAATATAATGAACGATGGGGGCTGTCAAGCGATATCCGGATATGAGCGGTGTTTTCCAAGGCGTCGGCATGGTAAGCCGAAAATTTGAAATGAATACCCTGCCCATCGCCGTTCCCGGTGAAGCGGACGTGATTTTTCACTTCCCATCGGCCCCGAAATGGTGCAGGTTTCCTCGAACGATACATGTCACTTTCGGAGAATATCCCATGCGCTCTTCCGCCGCGAAACATGATGGTCAGGCCCACTTGCTGCTCCGGTCCGCACTCGCCGTTCTGACCGTTCTCGCCTTGGCCTCGTTTTCCTGGGCCGCCCCGGTCGATCCGGACACGGCCGCCCTCATGGTCCGGGGTTGGCTGAAGACTGATTCCCGACCAATGGACCGGGCCATGCGGGATACCGTTGTCCTGCCCGCCCAGGCCCACGACATCCACAACGGGCAGCCGAATTTCTACGTCGTGCCCTTGAGCCCCGAAGGATTCGTTCTGGTGCCCGGCGACGACACGGCCGAACCCGTGGTCGGGTTCCAATCGGAAGGGGCATATATCCACGACCCCGACAGCCCCCTGACCGCCCTGGTCACTCAGGACATGCGGGGCCGCATGGCCAGGGCCGAGGCCCTGAATGCCAAGCTGTCCCGGGGCCAAGACGCCGACGATTCCGGCGCCGCAAGCAACGTGGCCCGGTGGAGATCCCTTCTGGCCGCAGCCCGAAGCCCGCAAGGCACCCGAACCGGCACGGCCTCCATCTCCGACGTCCGGGTGGACGCCCTGGTCCAGAGCAAGTGGGACCAGTCAACAGTGGGCGGGCAGAACACCTACAACTACTACACGCCCAACAACTATGTCTGCGGCTGCGTGGCCACGGCCATGGCCCAGCTCATGCGTTTTCACCAACATCCTACAATCGGCGTGGGCACGGCCAATTTTCTTATCCAGGTTGACGAAACAAATGCCACTCGAAGCCTGCGCGGCGGGGACGGCTCCGGCGGGCCCTATGCATGGTCGTCCATGCCTCTTGTTCCCGCCTTGGGCGTTACC
The window above is part of the Deltaproteobacteria bacterium genome. Proteins encoded here:
- a CDS encoding peptidase C10 — translated: MGAVKRYPDMSGVFQGVGMVSRKFEMNTLPIAVPGEADVIFHFPSAPKWCRFPRTIHVTFGEYPMRSSAAKHDGQAHLLLRSALAVLTVLALASFSWAAPVDPDTAALMVRGWLKTDSRPMDRAMRDTVVLPAQAHDIHNGQPNFYVVPLSPEGFVLVPGDDTAEPVVGFQSEGAYIHDPDSPLTALVTQDMRGRMARAEALNAKLSRGQDADDSGAASNVARWRSLLAAARSPQGTRTGTASISDVRVDALVQSKWDQSTVGGQNTYNYYTPNNYVCGCVATAMAQLMRFHQHPTIGVGTANFLIQVDETNATRSLRGGDGSGGPYAWSSMPLVPALGVTLAQRQAIGALTHDAGVSVNMSYTSDGSGADTLQAGWAFLNVFDYDRAIRGRNSSWTNFAGPELNTMTNPNLDAGYPVLLGITGAGGHAIVCDGYGYQSTTLYHHLNMGWSGAKDMWYNLPTIDTTWYNFNSVYKCVYNVFPNKTGEVISGRITDGSGSPLAGVTVSAAPSGGGSSITDTTDAKGIYGLAGVLSGTQYTITPSKAGYTFTARTETTGTSMNHSTTCGNVWGVDFSGAEAGSGSIVPVLNLLLQ